The Hymenobacter baengnokdamensis genome includes a region encoding these proteins:
- a CDS encoding recombinase family protein has product MRVALYARVSTRDRDQNPENQLVLLRREAERAGDTIIKEYVDEESGGKASRKQFQMLMRDASKRHFDLVRVFALDRFSSQGIEAVFEYTAALDQCGVAFWSYCEPMLNTTGPMAALYKAIIAWAAGYRNERHSENVRLGQARKRAQVEAAGKIYQHGRRPLGEEVASRARELAGQGLSQRKIAATLGVSVGKVNSYLNAP; this is encoded by the coding sequence ATGCGAGTAGCCCTTTACGCCCGCGTCTCAACCCGCGATAGAGACCAGAACCCCGAAAACCAGCTCGTGCTGCTACGCCGCGAAGCTGAACGCGCCGGCGACACGATTATAAAGGAGTACGTCGATGAGGAATCTGGCGGCAAGGCTAGCCGCAAGCAATTCCAAATGCTGATGCGCGATGCCAGCAAACGCCACTTCGACCTGGTGCGCGTCTTTGCCCTCGACCGCTTCAGCAGCCAGGGTATCGAGGCGGTATTCGAGTACACCGCTGCGCTCGACCAATGCGGAGTAGCCTTCTGGAGCTACTGCGAACCGATGCTGAATACCACCGGCCCGATGGCTGCTTTATATAAGGCCATAATCGCGTGGGCCGCCGGCTACCGCAACGAGCGCCACAGCGAGAACGTGCGCCTGGGCCAGGCCCGCAAGCGTGCTCAGGTGGAAGCCGCTGGCAAAATCTATCAGCACGGCCGACGCCCGCTAGGGGAGGAGGTGGCCAGCCGGGCCCGCGAGCTGGCTGGCCAGGGGCTGAGCCAGCGCAAGATTGCCGCCACGCTAGGAGTGTCGGTGGGCAAAGTGAACAGCTACCTGAATGCCCCTTGA